From a single Kryptolebias marmoratus isolate JLee-2015 linkage group LG6, ASM164957v2, whole genome shotgun sequence genomic region:
- the tank gene encoding TRAF family member-associated NF-kappa-B activator isoform X2, whose amino-acid sequence MKERFSVEAPVTQLTSSPRRAHVCRVSDGRGAQGMEKNIGDQLNKAFEAYRQASIEKDNAQKELKKMTEYYERYTQELQKQIEDQQKLISELEAKLSAANQASEVKCEPCNHLHEGPGTYRKVQFPENMGTVAVAPNLPVSGGVDYQGMLMAFEAIQGKFRQIQNLTRRQKEQLKRFHGGCEASNDQRFSMPIQCTDRTAEAERPFPSALRPAVDVPHLPASLASRGTTQEDRDFVDSLTKLSVKFPPPADSEYEFLNSAPDRNLNLVMPLKQPLSSASPALTEEKPVERPILFVYPTSPSHSTSSSPSQESVRGPQQSFWSPGLCEAADTGTDQEPLSSSPNKCAFCNAVVPQNRMNSHLYSHCSPKNEASN is encoded by the exons ATGAAG gagcGATTTTCTGTGGAAGCACCTGTAACACAGTTGACCTCTTCCCCTCGTAGGGCTCATGTCTGCCGTGTCAGTGATGGTCGCGGAGCACAAGGCATGGAAAAGAACATCGGAGACCAGCTCAACAAAGCTTTCGAAGCTTATCGCCAAGCCTCCATCGAAAAGGACAATGCTCAAAAGGAGCTGAAGAAAATG ACTGAATACTACGAGCGATACACTCAAGAGCTTCAGAAGCAGATCGAGGACCAACAGAAGTTAATTTCTGAGCTCGAAGCCAAGCTGTCTGCGGCAAACCAAGCGTCAG AGGTGAAATGCGAGCCTTGCAACCATCTCCACGAAGGGCCTGGCACTTATAGGAAAGTCCAGTTCCCG GAGAATATGGGCACCGTCGCTGTTGCTCCTAATTTGCCAGTCAGCGGCGGCGTTGACTA TCAGGGCATGCTGATGGCGTTTGAAGCCATTCAAGGCAAATTTCGACAGATCCAAAATCTAACCAGAAGACAAAAAGAGCAACTGAAAAGGTTCCACGGAGGATGTGAGGCGTCGAACG ATCAGCGCTTCTCCATGCCCATCCAGTGCACGGACCGAACCGCGGAGGCAGAGCGACCCTTCCCCTCGGCGCTCAGGCCAGCCGTGGACGTCCCTCACCTGCCCGCGTCGCTGGCGTCCCGCGGCACCACTCAGGAGGACAGAGACTTTGTGGACTCTCTCACCAAACTCAGTGTCAAATTCCCGCCCCCCGCGGACAGTGAATACGAGTTTCTGAACAGTGCTCCGGACAGGAACCTTAATCTGGTCATGCCCCTGAAGCAGCCTCTCAGCAGCGCCTCTCCTGCGCTGACGGAGGAGAAGCCCGTGGAGCGGCCCATACTTTTTGTCTACCCTACATCCCCCTCCCACTCCACGTCGTCTTCACCCTCCCAGGAGAGCGTGCGGGGACCCCAGCAG TCGTTCTGGAGCCCCGGCTTGTGTGAAGCGGCTGACACGGGGACGGACCAGGAGCCTCTGAGCAGCAGCCCGAATAAATGCGCCTTCTGCAACGCCGTGGTCCCTCAGAACCGAATGAACAGCCACCTCTACTCGCACTGCTCTCCTAAGAATGAGGCGAGCAACTGA
- the tank gene encoding TRAF family member-associated NF-kappa-B activator isoform X3, with product MEKNIGDQLNKAFEAYRQASIEKDNAQKELKKMTEYYERYTQELQKQIEDQQKLISELEAKLSAANQASEEVKCEPCNHLHEGPGTYRKVQFPENMGTVAVAPNLPVSGGVDYQGMLMAFEAIQGKFRQIQNLTRRQKEQLKRFHGGCEASNDQRFSMPIQCTDRTAEAERPFPSALRPAVDVPHLPASLASRGTTQEDRDFVDSLTKLSVKFPPPADSEYEFLNSAPDRNLNLVMPLKQPLSSASPALTEEKPVERPILFVYPTSPSHSTSSSPSQESVRGPQQSFWSPGLCEAADTGTDQEPLSSSPNKCAFCNAVVPQNRMNSHLYSHCSPKNEASN from the exons ATGGAAAAGAACATCGGAGACCAGCTCAACAAAGCTTTCGAAGCTTATCGCCAAGCCTCCATCGAAAAGGACAATGCTCAAAAGGAGCTGAAGAAAATG ACTGAATACTACGAGCGATACACTCAAGAGCTTCAGAAGCAGATCGAGGACCAACAGAAGTTAATTTCTGAGCTCGAAGCCAAGCTGTCTGCGGCAAACCAAGCGTCAG AAGAGGTGAAATGCGAGCCTTGCAACCATCTCCACGAAGGGCCTGGCACTTATAGGAAAGTCCAGTTCCCG GAGAATATGGGCACCGTCGCTGTTGCTCCTAATTTGCCAGTCAGCGGCGGCGTTGACTA TCAGGGCATGCTGATGGCGTTTGAAGCCATTCAAGGCAAATTTCGACAGATCCAAAATCTAACCAGAAGACAAAAAGAGCAACTGAAAAGGTTCCACGGAGGATGTGAGGCGTCGAACG ATCAGCGCTTCTCCATGCCCATCCAGTGCACGGACCGAACCGCGGAGGCAGAGCGACCCTTCCCCTCGGCGCTCAGGCCAGCCGTGGACGTCCCTCACCTGCCCGCGTCGCTGGCGTCCCGCGGCACCACTCAGGAGGACAGAGACTTTGTGGACTCTCTCACCAAACTCAGTGTCAAATTCCCGCCCCCCGCGGACAGTGAATACGAGTTTCTGAACAGTGCTCCGGACAGGAACCTTAATCTGGTCATGCCCCTGAAGCAGCCTCTCAGCAGCGCCTCTCCTGCGCTGACGGAGGAGAAGCCCGTGGAGCGGCCCATACTTTTTGTCTACCCTACATCCCCCTCCCACTCCACGTCGTCTTCACCCTCCCAGGAGAGCGTGCGGGGACCCCAGCAG TCGTTCTGGAGCCCCGGCTTGTGTGAAGCGGCTGACACGGGGACGGACCAGGAGCCTCTGAGCAGCAGCCCGAATAAATGCGCCTTCTGCAACGCCGTGGTCCCTCAGAACCGAATGAACAGCCACCTCTACTCGCACTGCTCTCCTAAGAATGAGGCGAGCAACTGA
- the tank gene encoding TRAF family member-associated NF-kappa-B activator isoform X1, producing MKERFSVEAPVTQLTSSPRRAHVCRVSDGRGAQGMEKNIGDQLNKAFEAYRQASIEKDNAQKELKKMTEYYERYTQELQKQIEDQQKLISELEAKLSAANQASEEVKCEPCNHLHEGPGTYRKVQFPENMGTVAVAPNLPVSGGVDYQGMLMAFEAIQGKFRQIQNLTRRQKEQLKRFHGGCEASNDQRFSMPIQCTDRTAEAERPFPSALRPAVDVPHLPASLASRGTTQEDRDFVDSLTKLSVKFPPPADSEYEFLNSAPDRNLNLVMPLKQPLSSASPALTEEKPVERPILFVYPTSPSHSTSSSPSQESVRGPQQSFWSPGLCEAADTGTDQEPLSSSPNKCAFCNAVVPQNRMNSHLYSHCSPKNEASN from the exons ATGAAG gagcGATTTTCTGTGGAAGCACCTGTAACACAGTTGACCTCTTCCCCTCGTAGGGCTCATGTCTGCCGTGTCAGTGATGGTCGCGGAGCACAAGGCATGGAAAAGAACATCGGAGACCAGCTCAACAAAGCTTTCGAAGCTTATCGCCAAGCCTCCATCGAAAAGGACAATGCTCAAAAGGAGCTGAAGAAAATG ACTGAATACTACGAGCGATACACTCAAGAGCTTCAGAAGCAGATCGAGGACCAACAGAAGTTAATTTCTGAGCTCGAAGCCAAGCTGTCTGCGGCAAACCAAGCGTCAG AAGAGGTGAAATGCGAGCCTTGCAACCATCTCCACGAAGGGCCTGGCACTTATAGGAAAGTCCAGTTCCCG GAGAATATGGGCACCGTCGCTGTTGCTCCTAATTTGCCAGTCAGCGGCGGCGTTGACTA TCAGGGCATGCTGATGGCGTTTGAAGCCATTCAAGGCAAATTTCGACAGATCCAAAATCTAACCAGAAGACAAAAAGAGCAACTGAAAAGGTTCCACGGAGGATGTGAGGCGTCGAACG ATCAGCGCTTCTCCATGCCCATCCAGTGCACGGACCGAACCGCGGAGGCAGAGCGACCCTTCCCCTCGGCGCTCAGGCCAGCCGTGGACGTCCCTCACCTGCCCGCGTCGCTGGCGTCCCGCGGCACCACTCAGGAGGACAGAGACTTTGTGGACTCTCTCACCAAACTCAGTGTCAAATTCCCGCCCCCCGCGGACAGTGAATACGAGTTTCTGAACAGTGCTCCGGACAGGAACCTTAATCTGGTCATGCCCCTGAAGCAGCCTCTCAGCAGCGCCTCTCCTGCGCTGACGGAGGAGAAGCCCGTGGAGCGGCCCATACTTTTTGTCTACCCTACATCCCCCTCCCACTCCACGTCGTCTTCACCCTCCCAGGAGAGCGTGCGGGGACCCCAGCAG TCGTTCTGGAGCCCCGGCTTGTGTGAAGCGGCTGACACGGGGACGGACCAGGAGCCTCTGAGCAGCAGCCCGAATAAATGCGCCTTCTGCAACGCCGTGGTCCCTCAGAACCGAATGAACAGCCACCTCTACTCGCACTGCTCTCCTAAGAATGAGGCGAGCAACTGA